TTTACCGAATTAAGATATCTCATTCCATGTAAAAAGTAGGGAAATTAGGTAGCATATACATAACAAACTATAAATTAACTATATAACCATAGCAATTTTTAGGCTatgatatttatgtattattttttatattgccCTTTTTCACTTTCACCTCTTCTttttatataactttataagtttaaaaagtacttatttggattttttaaatacctataaaaaacatagatttttttttgtatatgaaatgttttggattttgtaaaactaacatatatttataaattgaatatgtacagttataataagattttttctATTCTATTTACGAAACATAGAATAGAATTGCACTTATACAATCTCTCTTTGTGCAATCTCTCCCTCTATCTATCTTCTCTATCACCATCTTTGTCTCTCTCCATTTTTTCATCTATGTATGTATCtctttttctgtttctctttctttcattttctcttttatttctttctcaATATGTAATGTTCAAATAATGTAGTGTTATATTctataatatttacaaaatatagaatAGAATACCCTCCCTCCCTCTCTcctccctccctctctctctctctcctccctcctctctctccctccctctccctccctctctctccctctccctccctctctctccctccctcccCTCCCTCCCTCCCACCCTCCCTCCCTACTATAGATGTACGTTTGTTTGAAATGATCTATTCTATATCGACATTTGAAATAAAATGGTACATAGCTGTTCAGTATGGTATACAAACGCTCATGTGATACGAAGGACTTCAATGTCCATTAATGTGGCAAAAAGACACATTTCCCAAACCATGgctatattcttaatttttttcctattaTGGTTATATAACAAATTCTCCctaaaaagtatatattaatatatctatGTCTACTGTTGCTACTAAACATTTACATTTCAAATCTCATTGTCTTTTGATCAAGTGTTTCACAGcatgatatttaaaaataaactatgtgTTTTAATGCATGGATTTTGGGTGGTTGGTATCTAACAGACAAGATAATTCTTACAAATGTACTATCCATCTTTTAAGATTGGACTGATCTAAATTCTCTGCTAACAAAATTGAATTCTTCCTTCAATATCGGCGGAATATGTATGTAAAGAAGTTAGAATCCATGGATCATTCGCATATGTATAAGCATGCATACATCAGAAAGTGGGAGACAGTTGTGACATGTGGTTTCATACGACATTATATATTGACCAATTAAAACATGACTCCTACTAACCTCCACCTTTTactttaattattgtttttagttttcttcATTTTGATTTTGTATCTTACAATGGTTTGGTTCCAAATACATAAGATTAAGTTAGGCGTTATAACTAGAGATTTTCTTACGAAATACTATTGCTTAATATTTAGTAGACAGTATTTCACTTGGGGCCCCAGTATTTTGAATACTTTGAATGATGAGAGAAcgttaaaatcaaattttatctAACTGGTTATCTTTGTCCAAGGAAAATAGTGGCCAAGATTTGTGATCAAGTGTGTTTACAGTGTTGAAATTGACAAAATGTTCTTAAAATTATGCGTGCAACATTCCATGTTGTTCGCGAAAAATGTTGTGCTATCTTCGTTTGTGAACTGTGTTATTTGTAATGTTCTATATCGTCACATGCGATACGTGAAGTGTGATTTATATTGGTGTTTCTACCATCCAACAAACAAGATTCCAAAGAAAAACGTAGGAATGTATAGTGAACGATGACATACCACgagtgtgatttttttttaatgaaaattgttTTGAAGATTAAATAACcgcaatgatatttttgtttgtgcttatgttctttgttttctgttagcaaaaaggaaaaaaaatgtgaattttGTGAAGAGTACATAGGGGTGTGGTTATACTCATGACTTGAAAGTTCAAACGGCTAGCGACGGCCGTGGCACTCATGATAATGAACATTCACACaaaatcaatgaaaaaaaacaaaaccaagcaaccaaatattatagatttcaacaaataactagattttgacccgtccaaccgcacgggtgtttgttttcacttttctatacataaactattattttagaacataagtggtatatatttttaatgttaatcatatacttaaatatttatataactatttcaaatacaataattttataatttacatgttataattaattaattgtttaaaccgtaTGTATTtaccacttcttattatatatttatcttattgtatttgcatttagttattaagcaaattaatatattaatgagaaaatatatttaaaaattattttgtatttaatttatgctaaattttgACCCGtctttcaaaactggatttctttttaccaatattagataatttattattgtatatataaaagtctaagatatgttaatttttagacatgtattatatagtttgttaattttaagctattctatcatcatattatattttaataaataatttatatttatgaaaataaaatttattaatttatcacttgaatataattttatcatatttattttagtataataattatattttaacatgatcatgactataaagtagataaaataggatataattgatttattttcatttttaaacgataacttaaaatacattaagttattgtttaatatttttacacagatttattagaatttttaaaatataatatataaatatatattatattttaaatgaaaatatattatgattaaagtagttacaaagattttatattattaactttcaaaaatacatgttaatttttatacatgtattatatagtttgataatgttaacccatcttaccaacatattagattttatttttggacataaatattttataattacgaaaataaaataaataaatatataaatttaatacaattttattatatttagctcaatataataattttattttaatatgattgattatgattatataataaataaaatattatagatttttatttttaattttatataactgaatatattaatgtataataatattttaaactaatttcgaaattagcaaaaatatttaaatataatttcgaaaatgaagatcttgtaaaaatctttttaaacagatttgttagaattttaaaataaatatatttatatttaaaatgaaaagatatcaaagatattatgattaaaatattttaaaaattctatttattattagtctgaactaaaatataatataaatttctatgaataggtccattatgtccatttttaaaaaaatcacacatgaatcaaagttgtgacttctgttttaatatataagatatatgttttagaaaatGGTAAGAAGTAGGAACCAACATcgttggtaaaaaaaaaaaaacatcgttGGTAATGAAATGAGAATCTCTAAAATGATTTTCAGTCGACATTCTTTCaactttcaaagaaaaaaatcatttaccaAGAAACGTCCATGGGAGTCAAGAATAAAATGGTCAACACTACATACTCTCTCCCCTTTAATGTCTTCCACACTGTCTAcctagaaacaaaaataaattccCACTATACCCTCTTTACATGTCCGAAATCTGAACACATCCCACGTAGACAAAAAGACACAAATGGAAAATCCCACTCACCAGTTTTAATTTTGCATCAAAGAAAGGCTCAAGAGTCCAGTAATTTGCATGAGTAGCTGAACTCTGTAAACTGAACTCATCTTTCTCATACAGTACCTTCTTTTGTCAATAAAGTTTGATGTATACATAACTTAGCATCTGTGGTAAAATCTAATAATGTATTTTAGAAATAGTATAAAAACAAGTATAGATTACGAAAATCTAAAAATGCATTAAATTAATTAAGGTCCCAAATAGTTTCagtagtaaaaataaaataaagtaagaGACAAGAAAAGGTGAAAAACATGTCCGAAAACCACTTAGAAGCGCGTGAACAAAACGCTCCAATGATGGGGAAGTGAGAGAGTGTATGAGCCAATGTAACGCTTGGGTTCTCGTACGACGTGGGGGCTCTGCTTTCACcttgttccttttttttaaaaacgtccaCTCCACGCGCGTAACTTTCTATCAATTGTCTGaactctcttcttcatcttcttctcccccCCACTGTCTCTTTCTTCGAATTAGCAAAAAAGAGCGACCAGTGTGAGTGACATTAGAAAGAAACCATAGAGCAGTGAATTTCTTTTGATCACCGGAAACGTAACCGTCTTCCGGCGGAGTTTCCCGGTTAAGAAAAAATGTCACACGTTTTTTACGAGGCAGCAACATCTCCCGCTTAAACCCCTTTTTTAAGacagaaacaagaaaacaaaacatcacTTCTCTCAAAAAACCCACCTCGAAAGTTCCGATCTTTTTCAATGTCGACGACGAACGCTCCCACGCCACCTCCGATCGACGGGTTAACAACCGACGAGCTAACAACGAAAGCTTTGAACAAGAGATACGAAGGGTTGATGACGGTGAGGACCAAAGCAGTGAAAGGCAAAGGCGCGTGGTACTGGACTCATCTCGAGCCAATCCTCGTGCGCAACACCGACACTAACCTCCCCAAAGCAGTGAAGCTCCGCTGCTCGTTATGCGACGCCGTTTTCTCCGCCTCCAACCCTTCTCGCACCGCCTCAGAGCATCTCAAACGCGGCACGTGTCCCAACTTCAACTCCTCCGTTAATGTCAACGTCAacccttctccttcctcttcctcctcctctcctTCTCACCACCGGAAACGTAACTCCTCCGGCGCCGCCGTCCCTTCTCGTCTCAACCACGTGACGCCGATAACCGTCGTGGATCCTTCGAGATTCTGCGTCGAGTACtctgctcctcctcctccgccgcatTTGATGCTCTCCGGCGGAAAAGACGATTTGGGTCCGTTGGCTATGCTCGAAGACAGCGTGAAGAAGCTCAAGAGTCCCAAACCGTCTCACACGCAGTCTCTCACGAGGTCGGAGATAGAGTCAGCTCTGAGCTCTCTCTCCGACTGGGTCTTCGAATCTTGCGGGTCGGTTTCTCTCTCGGGTCTGGAGCATCCGAAGTTTCGAGCTTTTCTAACCCAAGTCGGGTTACCGATCATCTCCAAGCGAGACTTCGCCAAGACGAGACTCGACGTGAAGTACGAGGAAGCTAAATCAGAGTCCGAATCAAGAATCCGAGACGCCATGTTCCTCCAGATCGCGTCGGACGGGTGGAAGTCAGGAGAGGGACTAGTGAATCTGGTCGTGAATTTACCAAACGGGACGAGTCTGTACAGAAGAGCGGTTCCGGTGAACGGAGTTGTGCCGTCGAACTACGCGGAGGAGGTTTTGTTGGAGACTGTGAAGGGTATTTGTGGAAATTCGCCTCAGAGGTGTGTTGGGATAGTTTCTGATAAGTTTAAGACCAAAGCGCTGAGGAGCCTTGAGAGCCAGCATCAGTGGATGGTCAACCTGTCTTGTCAGTTCCAGGGGCTTAACAGTTTGATCAAAGACTTCGTCAAAGAGCTGCCTTTATTCAAATCCGTCTCGCAAAACTGCGTGAGGCTCGCCGAGTTCGTTAACAACACGGCGCAGATACGTAACGCTCATTGTAAGTATCAGTTGCAAGAACACGGCGAAGCGATAATGCTTCGGTTACCGTTGAGTTGTAGTAGTAGTGGTGGTAGTAGCAAGGCTTGTTTCTTGGAGCCGTTGTTTAATCTGCTTGAGGATGTGTTGAGTTCGGCAAGAGCGATTCAGATGGTAATGCATGATGATGCTTGTAAGGCGGTTTTAATAGAGGATCATGGGGCTAGGGAGGTTAGAGAGATGGTTGGAGACCAAGGGTTTTGGAACGAGGTGGAGGCGGTTCACGCTTTGATCAAGCTAGTCAAAGAGATGGCTCGGAGAATAGAGGAAGAGAAGCTGCTTGTTGGGCAATGCCTTCCTTTATGGGAAGAGCTAAGAGCCAAGGTTAAAGATTGGGACTCTAAGTTCAACGTAGGGGAAGGACTTGTCGAGAAACTCGTTGAGAGAAGATTCAAGAAGAGTTATCACCCAGCTTGGGCTGCTGCTTTCATACTAGACCCTCTTTACTTGATAAGAGATAGCACCGGGAAGTATCTTCCTCCGTTCAAATGTTTGACACCAGAGCAAGAGAAAGATGTGGATAAGTTGATAACAAGGCTTGTGTCTAGAGACGAGGCACACATTGCGTTGATGGAGCTTATGAAATGGAGAACAGAAGGGCTTGATCCTATGTATGCAAGGGCGGTTCAGATGAAAGAGCGTGACCCGGTCTCTGGTAAGATGAGGATAGCTAATCCTCAAAGCAGTAGGCTTGTTTGGGAGACGTATCTTAGTGAGTTCAGGTCACTAGGCAAAGTTGCTGTGAGGCTCATTTTTCTACATGCAAC
The nucleotide sequence above comes from Brassica napus cultivar Da-Ae chromosome A9, Da-Ae, whole genome shotgun sequence. Encoded proteins:
- the LOC111213799 gene encoding uncharacterized protein LOC111213799 codes for the protein MSTTNAPTPPPIDGLTTDELTTKALNKRYEGLMTVRTKAVKGKGAWYWTHLEPILVRNTDTNLPKAVKLRCSLCDAVFSASNPSRTASEHLKRGTCPNFNSSVNVNVNPSPSSSSSSPSHHRKRNSSGAAVPSRLNHVTPITVVDPSRFCVEYSAPPPPPHLMLSGGKDDLGPLAMLEDSVKKLKSPKPSHTQSLTRSEIESALSSLSDWVFESCGSVSLSGLEHPKFRAFLTQVGLPIISKRDFAKTRLDVKYEEAKSESESRIRDAMFLQIASDGWKSGEGLVNLVVNLPNGTSLYRRAVPVNGVVPSNYAEEVLLETVKGICGNSPQRCVGIVSDKFKTKALRSLESQHQWMVNLSCQFQGLNSLIKDFVKELPLFKSVSQNCVRLAEFVNNTAQIRNAHCKYQLQEHGEAIMLRLPLSCSSSGGSSKACFLEPLFNLLEDVLSSARAIQMVMHDDACKAVLIEDHGAREVREMVGDQGFWNEVEAVHALIKLVKEMARRIEEEKLLVGQCLPLWEELRAKVKDWDSKFNVGEGLVEKLVERRFKKSYHPAWAAAFILDPLYLIRDSTGKYLPPFKCLTPEQEKDVDKLITRLVSRDEAHIALMELMKWRTEGLDPMYARAVQMKERDPVSGKMRIANPQSSRLVWETYLSEFRSLGKVAVRLIFLHATTCGFKCNSSLLKWVNSHGRSHAAIDRAQKLIFISANSKFERRDFSNEEDRDAELLAMANGDDNLLNDVLVDTSSV